In the genome of Rhodoplanes sp. Z2-YC6860, one region contains:
- the bfr gene encoding bacterioferritin, with protein sequence MKGDAKVVEYLNKALRHELTAINQYWLHYRLLDNWGLKVLAKQWRKESIEEMEHADKLVDRIIFLDGFPNMQVLDPLHIGQNVKEVLDCDLKAEMSARALYEEAATHCHGVRDYVTRDLFEKLMHDEEHHIDFLETQIDLVAKLGVELYSQHHIGEMEEGS encoded by the coding sequence ATGAAGGGTGATGCAAAGGTCGTCGAATATCTCAACAAGGCGCTGCGGCACGAACTCACCGCCATCAACCAGTACTGGCTGCATTACCGGCTGCTCGACAACTGGGGCCTCAAGGTCCTCGCCAAACAATGGCGCAAGGAATCCATCGAGGAGATGGAGCACGCCGACAAGCTCGTGGACCGCATCATCTTTCTCGACGGCTTCCCCAACATGCAGGTGCTCGACCCGCTGCACATCGGCCAGAACGTCAAGGAAGTCCTCGACTGCGATCTCAAGGCCGAGATGTCGGCGCGCGCGCTCTACGAGGAGGCGGCCACCCATTGCCACGGCGTGCGCGACTACGTCACGCGCGATCTGTTCGAGAAGCTGATGCACGACGAGGAGCATCACATCGACTTCCTCGAGACGCAGATCGATCTCGTCGCGAAGCTCGGCGTCGAGCTCTACTCGCAGCACCACATCGGCGAGATGGAAGAGGGCAGCTGA
- a CDS encoding (2Fe-2S)-binding protein, producing the protein MIVCSCNVLSDQDVRTACQAEARPRSTGQVYGCLGCSAQCGRCARTIRKIMDEALDAAEAATACNGCAVHPKP; encoded by the coding sequence ATGATCGTCTGCTCCTGCAATGTTTTGAGCGACCAGGACGTCCGCACCGCCTGCCAGGCGGAGGCGCGCCCGCGGTCGACCGGGCAGGTCTATGGCTGTCTCGGCTGCAGCGCCCAGTGCGGCCGCTGCGCCCGCACCATCCGCAAGATCATGGACGAGGCGCTGGACGCCGCGGAGGCGGCCACGGCCTGCAATGGCTGCGCCGTCCATCCCAAGCCCTGA